In a genomic window of Anas acuta chromosome 9, bAnaAcu1.1, whole genome shotgun sequence:
- the LOC137861073 gene encoding NACHT, LRR and PYD domains-containing protein 1a allele 5-like isoform X1 produces the protein MSRRLQEPDSGIESLSADEQDLEASCEEGADCATRCAEELPAGESSSESSSSSSSEDDSDTEESDTRRSDEEQEKKESQPDRNESGGVNCQPHCEHCRNENAQREQVTPRRLAGGQYLLKLDADGTYQCSVTGLIFEVTEAITISYSLLSWSKYAGLVKPPWVVGGPLFDVHCKAASALTSIAFPHSLCLGDGDSHPAFKVLHIKDAGAAIEPSMDYSASHVRWLVSSLSPVGPLIRSEEPLLYHGAVVLYKAVDDDPSLLFRVYVATNNESFIKDIAKAVKHSKKKFIKIDKPPVCQKLLQKGKRYRLLCEPEAEVTPEEIEFVDGSLLKLKSYIEVYLEKQEDFTLSLIELESEAVVWKAKLRESDWIHYDQNKNELKRNAGSIKRRKSTNSFSEEETHCGKKQRSNSTTDGIKTMNLLTDQQLMAIAKLFGAEWKEVAIECLQMEMKDIQQIQAKEQEVNIQKFLLLSKWREREQSNGTAQNLYSRLSEKVSYEIVQLLEGFMVQ, from the exons ATGTCCCGCCGCCTGCAGGAGCCCGACAG CGGAATCGAATCCCTCTCTGCAGACGAGCAAG ACTTGGAGGCCTCCTGCGAGGAAGGAGCGGACTGTGCCACCCGCTGTGCCGAGGAGCTCCCAGCag GTGAGAGCAGTTCCgaaagcagctccagcagcagctcagaagaTGACTCAG ataCTGAGGAGTCTGATACAAGACGGTCGG atgaagaacaagaaaagaaagaatcacAGCCAGACCGCAATGAATCTGGTG GAGTGAACTGTCAGCCCCACTGTGagcactgcagaaatgaaaat GCCCAGAGGGAGCAGGTGACCCCTAGGAGACTTGCTGGAGGACAatattt GCTGAAGCTGGACGCGGACGGCACATACCAGTGCAGCGTCACGGGCCTGATTTTTGAGGTGACCGAGGCCATCACCATCAGCTACTCCCTGCTGTCCTGGAGCAAGTACGCCGGGCTGGTGAAGCCGCCGTGGGTGGTGGGCGGCCCCCTCTTCGACGTGCATTGCAAGGCGGCCTCTGCCCTCACCTCCATCGCCTTCCCCCACTCCCTCTGCCTTGGCG ATGGTGACTCCCATCCAGCCTTCAAGGTGCTGCACATCAAGGACGCGGGTGCAGCCATCGAGCCGTCCATGGACTACTCGGCCTCACACGTGCGGTGGCTGGTCAGCTCGCTGTCGCCCGTCGGGCCGCTCATCCGCAGCGAGGAGCCGCTGCTCTACCACGGCGCCGTCGTCCTGTACAAGGCCGTCGACGACGACCCCTCCTTGCTGTTTCGGGTCTACGTGGCCACGAACAACGAATCCTTTATCAAG gaTATAGCAAAAGCAGTGAAACATTCAAAAAAGAAGTTCATTAAAATTGACAAGCCCCCTGTGTGCCAAAAATTactacagaaaggaaagagataCAGATTACTCTGCGAACCAGAAGCTGAAGTAACTCCAGAG GAAATCGAATTTGTTGATGGATCTCTTTTGAAACTAAAAAGTTACATTGAAGTCTATTTGGAGAAACAGGAAGACTTCACCTTGTCTTTGATTGAACTGGAGTCTGAAGCAGTTGTATGGAAAGCAAAGCTAAGAGAAA GTGACTGGATACATTATGATCAGAACAAAAATGAGCTAAAAAGAAATGCAGGCA GCATCAAAAGACGGAAATCAACCAACAGCTTTTCCGAAGAAGAGACACACTGTGGCAAAAAGCAAAGGTCTAACAGTACTACAG ATGGAATTAAAACAATGAACCTACTAACCGATCAACAACTGATGGCGATTGCAAAGCTGTTTGGTGCAGAGTGGAAAGAAGTCGCCATTGAATGCCTCCAGATGGAAATGAAAGACATTCAGCAGATTCAGGCGAAGGAACAGGAAGTCAATATACAAAAATTTCTGCTGTTAAGCAAGTGGAGAGAAAGGGAGCAAAGCAACGGAACCGCACAAAATTTGTACAGCAGACTCAGCGAAAAAGTATCATATGAAATCGTACAACTACTAGAAG GCTTTATGGTTCAGTGA
- the LOC137861073 gene encoding NACHT, LRR and PYD domains-containing protein 1a allele 5-like isoform X2 yields MAAESPCIQAGALDLEASCEEGADCATRCAEELPAGESSSESSSSSSSEDDSDTEESDTRRSDEEQEKKESQPDRNESGGVNCQPHCEHCRNENAQREQVTPRRLAGGQYLLKLDADGTYQCSVTGLIFEVTEAITISYSLLSWSKYAGLVKPPWVVGGPLFDVHCKAASALTSIAFPHSLCLGDGDSHPAFKVLHIKDAGAAIEPSMDYSASHVRWLVSSLSPVGPLIRSEEPLLYHGAVVLYKAVDDDPSLLFRVYVATNNESFIKDIAKAVKHSKKKFIKIDKPPVCQKLLQKGKRYRLLCEPEAEVTPEEIEFVDGSLLKLKSYIEVYLEKQEDFTLSLIELESEAVVWKAKLRESDWIHYDQNKNELKRNAGSIKRRKSTNSFSEEETHCGKKQRSNSTTDGIKTMNLLTDQQLMAIAKLFGAEWKEVAIECLQMEMKDIQQIQAKEQEVNIQKFLLLSKWREREQSNGTAQNLYSRLSEKVSYEIVQLLEGFMVQ; encoded by the exons ATGGCTGCCGAATCTCCGTGCATCCAAGCCGGAGCACTCG ACTTGGAGGCCTCCTGCGAGGAAGGAGCGGACTGTGCCACCCGCTGTGCCGAGGAGCTCCCAGCag GTGAGAGCAGTTCCgaaagcagctccagcagcagctcagaagaTGACTCAG ataCTGAGGAGTCTGATACAAGACGGTCGG atgaagaacaagaaaagaaagaatcacAGCCAGACCGCAATGAATCTGGTG GAGTGAACTGTCAGCCCCACTGTGagcactgcagaaatgaaaat GCCCAGAGGGAGCAGGTGACCCCTAGGAGACTTGCTGGAGGACAatattt GCTGAAGCTGGACGCGGACGGCACATACCAGTGCAGCGTCACGGGCCTGATTTTTGAGGTGACCGAGGCCATCACCATCAGCTACTCCCTGCTGTCCTGGAGCAAGTACGCCGGGCTGGTGAAGCCGCCGTGGGTGGTGGGCGGCCCCCTCTTCGACGTGCATTGCAAGGCGGCCTCTGCCCTCACCTCCATCGCCTTCCCCCACTCCCTCTGCCTTGGCG ATGGTGACTCCCATCCAGCCTTCAAGGTGCTGCACATCAAGGACGCGGGTGCAGCCATCGAGCCGTCCATGGACTACTCGGCCTCACACGTGCGGTGGCTGGTCAGCTCGCTGTCGCCCGTCGGGCCGCTCATCCGCAGCGAGGAGCCGCTGCTCTACCACGGCGCCGTCGTCCTGTACAAGGCCGTCGACGACGACCCCTCCTTGCTGTTTCGGGTCTACGTGGCCACGAACAACGAATCCTTTATCAAG gaTATAGCAAAAGCAGTGAAACATTCAAAAAAGAAGTTCATTAAAATTGACAAGCCCCCTGTGTGCCAAAAATTactacagaaaggaaagagataCAGATTACTCTGCGAACCAGAAGCTGAAGTAACTCCAGAG GAAATCGAATTTGTTGATGGATCTCTTTTGAAACTAAAAAGTTACATTGAAGTCTATTTGGAGAAACAGGAAGACTTCACCTTGTCTTTGATTGAACTGGAGTCTGAAGCAGTTGTATGGAAAGCAAAGCTAAGAGAAA GTGACTGGATACATTATGATCAGAACAAAAATGAGCTAAAAAGAAATGCAGGCA GCATCAAAAGACGGAAATCAACCAACAGCTTTTCCGAAGAAGAGACACACTGTGGCAAAAAGCAAAGGTCTAACAGTACTACAG ATGGAATTAAAACAATGAACCTACTAACCGATCAACAACTGATGGCGATTGCAAAGCTGTTTGGTGCAGAGTGGAAAGAAGTCGCCATTGAATGCCTCCAGATGGAAATGAAAGACATTCAGCAGATTCAGGCGAAGGAACAGGAAGTCAATATACAAAAATTTCTGCTGTTAAGCAAGTGGAGAGAAAGGGAGCAAAGCAACGGAACCGCACAAAATTTGTACAGCAGACTCAGCGAAAAAGTATCATATGAAATCGTACAACTACTAGAAG GCTTTATGGTTCAGTGA